One Cuculus canorus isolate bCucCan1 chromosome 2, bCucCan1.pri, whole genome shotgun sequence genomic region harbors:
- the SMIM13 gene encoding small integral membrane protein 13 isoform X6, translating into MWQSIGLTLLVIVATLACVLLFMLCGWYVVWQLFLSKFKFLRELIGDTGSQQGDNEPSETEAEQETPPSPQRGRQKSARQRRAPTEEAT; encoded by the exons ATGTGGCAGAGCATCGGGCTGACCTTGCTGGTGATCGTGGCCACCTTGGCCTGCGTGCTGCTCTTCATGCTGTGCG gcTGGTACGTGGTCTGGCAATTGTTTTTGTCTAAGTTCAAATTCCTGAGGGAATTGATAGGTGATACGGGGTCCCAGCAGGGGGACAATGAGCCTTCAGAGACTGAAGCTGAACAGGAGACTCCACCTTCACCTCAGAGAGGTAGACAGAAATCTGCTCGACAGCGAAGGGCACCTACAGAAGAGGCAACTTAA